The region CTACCACCGGCTTTGTAGTCCATCAAAACACTCAACGAGAAATTTTTGAAGTTTACCGTATTGGTCCAGCCTACCTGGTATTTCGTATTAGGGTCGCCAATAATGTCTGACTTAGCAGCCCGGATCGGAAGACCTGTGCTTGGGTTAATCAACAGGTTACCCGCATCATCCCGAGCATTCTTCGAACCGATGATCTGCCCATACGGCAAGCCGTTCCGGAAAATGGTTCCCAGCGAAGAAAGGCCCGTGCCACCAATGAAAATTTCACCACCGGGACCAGCATCCTCCACTTTCGACTTAATACTTGTGTATGCAAAGTACGATGTCCAGGTCAGGCCATTAGCCATCCGTAGCGGAACGAGCGTCAGGCCAATCTCCCAACCTTTGTTCGAGATTTTACCGGCGTTCGTTATTTCAGTAGCAAAGCCTGATGTACGGGGTAGCTCCCGGGTAACAATCAGGTCAGTCGATACCCGATCAAAGTAAGCTGCGTCAATACCAATACGGCTATTAAAGAACTGGAGTTCAGTACCTAACTCCACCTCCGATGTAAACTCAGGCTTCAAATTGACGTTGTTCAACTGGCTTGGCAGGTTGGCCGTTGAAATGGCGGTACCGTTGTAGAACGTACGACCCAAGTTATAGGCTGTAAATACCTGATAGGGCGAAGCATCCTTACCCACTTTGGCGTAGTTGGCCCGCAGTTTACCCAGATTGATAATGTTCTTGGGCAGGTTCAGCACGTCGGAGAAGACAAACGAACCGGATACGGCCGGGTAGTAGTAGCTGTTATTTTTAGCTGGCAGTGTCGATGACTGGTCATTACGAACCGAAGCCGTCAGGAACAGGAAGTTGCCGTAACCCAGCGTTAACTCACTGAAGATTCCGTATAAACGGCGCTGGCTCCGGTAATCGGCCGCGTTCTGGTTCAGTGTACCGCCAATTGTCAGGATGTTTGGATCAATAACGGGCGCTCCACTAACTGAAGATTCCGTATAGGTCCGCTGGTTCGGGTTGAAACCAACCAGTAACTTGGCATTGATCTTTTCCGAAAAATCGTGCTGCGCTGTAGCAAGAAAGGTAAAATCGATTTCTGTATTCGTCAAATCTGTCCGGGACACCGAACCGAGCGGAGAAAACGAACCACCGGGACGGAGGACATTTTTGCGGGTTTCTGAATACGTATTTATTCCACCACGGGCGGTGAAGTTCAGCCAGGGCGTAACGTCATAGCTCAACGTCATATTTCCATAAACCCGGTTCACGCTGGAGTTATAGAGGTTATACTTAGCGGTCCAGAGCGGGTTATCGAGCGCCCGGTAGAATACGTTTGAACCATCTACGGGGTTTTCAAACGGATAGCCGTTCAGGTCGAAGTTACGGGGAAGATAGAACAAACGGCTGTAGATAGAACCGGCAGAAGCCAGCCCGCCGTAGTCAGCGTAGTAACCAGCACCCGACTGTGGACTTTGCTGATTGGTATTCGTATATGCTACGCTACCGGCTACGTTTACTTTGTTGGTGAGGGTAGCATTACCACCAAAGCTCAGGGTGGTACGGTCCGTGAATGAGTTTGGAATAATACCCTCATTTTTGGTTCGTGAGACCGACGCGTTCAGCGATGTTTTATCACCGGTAGAGGTGATCTGAATACCATTTTCCATCACTTTACCCGTCCGGAAAAAGCCGCCAATAATATCGTAAGGCTTGAGTGGCACCGCAATACCCCGGCCGTTTGACTGGAGCAATTCAGGGAAAGCCGATTGGTAGCGGGCAGCACCATAGGGTACCGTTGCATCGACCAATGGATGAGGAATGGTACCCGCCGGATAATCCGGATCAACTACTTTTGAATACCGCTCAAAACCCAGGCCGGCGTTGATGCGGTCAACCTCCGATGGGAAAACAGTTCCCCAGTTTCCGATAAACCCACCGTTGTAGGTCTGGTTGGAGCCCTGCGTATAGGTGTTCTGGTAATCAGGAACCGTTGATACGTTTTCGACTGAGTACGAGGTGTTGAAATTAATCTCAAGACCTTTCCGCGCCGACTTGCTACCCGATTTGGTTGTGATAACAATAACGCCGTTGGCAGCCCGTGAGCCATATAACGCCGATGCAGCCGCACCCTTCAGTACGGTCATCGCTTCAATGTTGTTCGGGTCAATGTCGTATGCCCGGTTTGTTGTTACAGTGTTTGTGTTGTAGCCCTGGCTACCATTTTGTGGAGTATTTACAGAGTTATCGAAAGGAATACCATCGACAACGAACAGCGGCTGGTTGTTACCTGTGAAGGAGTTGTTACCCCGGATGGTAATCCGCGTACCCGCACCGGGTGCTCCGTTACCGGCCGTGATATTTACCCCCGGTACTTTACCCGATAAGGCCCGCAGCGGGTCCGGCTCCGACCGTTGCTGGAGCACATCTCCTTTTACGTTGGAGACGGCATAGGCCAGTGCTTTCTTATCCCGTTGCTGGCCCAGAGCCGTTACAACCACTTCACCCAATTGCTTGGCGTCGTTCGCCAGTTTAACGTCAATAACGGAACGGTTGCCGATTTCGATTTCCTGCGAAGCCGCTCCAACAAAGCTGAATACCAGCGTTCCCCCTTTTGTCGGGACATTGAGTGAGTAGGCACCGTTAGCATCGCTATTCGTTCCCCGGGCCACTCCCTTCAACACAACAGATACACCCGGTAAAGGCGTACCATCTTCGGCGGCCGTAACCTTACCTGTAATTGTTCGTTCCTGAGCCCAGGCTGGAAGCCAGAATGAGCATACCAGAAGTAAGCTCATCAGTAAAATTTTCCTCATAAATACAGCTGTTTAGTAAGTTAAGAAATGAGTACTTTCCACAAAAGTATATCAAGCACTACATTTATCAAAATTTCCCTTAATAGCCTTATTACATACCATAAAGAACATATATTATTTATTGTTCAAAATATTATTCCGAGTTTCCACACCTTCTTCAGCCTATTACAGTATTAAAATTGCGTTAAATGGCCGTATTTATACTTAAACAAATAAAACAGTATGGCTTCGCAGTAGCGTATAAACTGAATTATTGCTTCAAATAATAGTTAATGAGTTTACATCTATCATCAGAACGTTATACTTTTTCATTAAACACTTCAAACAAAAAATGCTGAACTACACAGTTCAGCATTTTTACCCCTTCTATAGTATAATCTATAATGTCTCCAGTGTTGGCTTATCTAACGATCTATTAATCTCGGCAGCCATGGATCGAGTATATTGATAGCCGATTCGAAACAGCTCTCGGGCTTTACTGATATCCGTGGTTGTATACTGCGCTAGTTGCGGAGGTTCGATCAGCACATTACACTTCGCGAAACGGTCCCTTGTTTTACTTTGGACGGCCAGCACCAGACTTCGTTCTATAACCCCACGCATCGACGTAATAGGCTTTCTCGGCCCTAATACATTGCAGTGTGAGCCAATCAAAAAGTCGACTTTATTCTCGATCACATCGACCGGCAAGTTGTTAAGTACGCCCCCATCCACAAACTGTCGCTTATGGATAAGCATAGGCTCAAAAATGCCCGGCAAACAACAGGAAGCCAGAACGGGCCGGATCAGCTCACCCGTCTCGAAAACGACCTGCTCCCCGGCGTTCAGATCGACAGCAACAACATGCAGCGGAATCTTCAACCCTTCGAACGTATCGTGTGGGATGTATTTCTTATAAAGATCAACCACGTTATCCAGCCGAAGTAGACCCATGCGGTTCCAGGCGGGCCGCAGATGACGCATAAACGAAGAAGATTCAATGATTTTCAGGCTTTCGTCGGGTGAGTAGCCCTGCGCCAGCAGCGCACCGGCAATCGCTCCGGCACTGGTACCGGCGAGCTGGTCGAACTGTAGCCCCATTTCCTGAAGGGCCTTGATAATGCCCAGATGGGCGATACCACGCGCTCCTCCTCCTGATAATACTAACCCTATTTTCATAGCTCAAATAGATCACTCAAACAACTTCTTAACGGCAGGTGTATGAAATTGGTTTTTGACGCTCGTTACAACAACTCAGTCAGGGTACCCTTCTCGTTTACCCGGATACCTTTTTCGGTACGCTCAACGGTGGCCGCTTCATAAACGGGGTCGTGATCGAAGACCAGCAGCCAGTTTTCATCAACCGCCCGGTTAAGAAACTGTGTTTTCTCGTCCATCGTCAGCAGTGGCCGAACGTCGTAACCCATAACGTAAGGAACGGGCACGTGGGCGACCGACGGAATCAGATCAGCGCAAAATACGACGGTGCGCGGCTGACCCGTGCTTCCCACGAGCTGAAACATCGGCAGCGTCATTTTCTCGGTGTGCCCGTCCATGTACAGTAAGTCAACACCGGGCAGGTTCAGGTCTTCTTTATCCGTAAAGCGAAGTTGGCCGTTGGCCTGGAGGGGCATGAAGTTCTCGCGCAGATAGGTGGCCCGCTCACGGGGGTTAGGGTTCGTTGCCCAATCCCACTGCCCGCTATGGCTCCAGTAAGCGGCCTTCGGAAACGTGGCTTCGAGTGTTGTACGCCCCGCATCGGCATAGCGAACAGCCCCGCCCGCGTGGTCGAAATGCAGGTGAGTCAATAACACATCGGTCACGTCGTTTACCGAATAACCGGCCTTCTCAACCGCACCGGTTAGGGTTTTTCCGTTGGGCAGATCATAAAAACCAAAAAATTTAGCGTCCTGCTTATCGCCAGTACCAGTATCGACGATCATAAGGCGGTTGCCATTTTCAACGAGTAAACAGCGTAAGGCCCAGTCGCAGAGATTTCGGTCATCGGCGGGGCACTGTTTCTGCCAGATGGTTTTTGGCACAACGCCAAACATGGCTCCTCCATCCAGTTTAAAAGGGCCAATATCAATGGGTCTGATGGTCATATACGAGATTTTTGGCAAGTTATACTTTTCCGCTAATTGCCAAAAAACGCATTTCTTCGTATGGGAGTGTCACTTACCCTATGTACTGTTCATTGATTAGCGTAACTCTGGAATACACTGGCAATCAGCTTTCCGGGCCGGACTACTCGTTCGGTTACTTTTTGCCAAAAAAATACGTTCAACGGCTAATTCACTACTGTATGTTCTATACCTATCACGAACCCAAAACAGAAGGCACGCTAAATCTTATCTGCCAGGAAGCTTCGTTCGGACGGCAGTTCTTCAAGGAACGCCAAAGCCGACTGCTGACTATTGCCTGGAATACTGGCCCTGATCAAACGGTCACGATTGACGGTATTGATTTCCTTTTTCCGACGCAAACGATAGTCCCCTTCATGGTTAACCAAACCGTTAACTTTGCACGTCCTGTCGATATCGTAGCCTGGCAATTTGACCGGGCGTTTTACTGCATTGTCGATCACGACAAAGAAGTTTCCTGCGTTGGGTTTTTGTTTTACGGGGCCAAAGACCCCCTTTTTCTTCGCCTGGACGACAGTGAGCAGCATAAGTTCAACGCCTTGCTGACAGTTTTTTTCGATGAGTTTTCGACCCACGATACCATACAGGGCGAAATGCTCCGAATGCTGCTGAAACGTCTGATCATTAAGCTTACCCGCCTGGCTAAAGGCCAGTACCTTGATCCTGAGTTAAGCGAGAAAGACCTCGATATTGTCCGCCGGTTCAATCTGCTGGTTGAAATTAATTACCGCCGACTGCACGCTGTGAGCGACTACGCCGATCTGCTGAACAAATCCCCCAAAACGCTGTCTAACCTGTTTGGGCTTTATAATCAGAAAAGTCCATTGCAACTTATTCACGAACGAATAGCCCTGGAAGCCAAACGGTTACTACTCTACACAGATAAATCGACCAAAGAAATTGCCTTTGAGCTAGGCTTCGAGGAAGTCCCGCATTTCAGTCGTTTTTTCAAGAAGCAGGTTAATCTGTCCCCATCGGAGTTTAAGGAGCAGCTCAAACGCAGCCTTGCGGCTTATTCGCCGGTCGGGAAGAATTGATAACAGGGCGGGCAGTCTAGTCATTTTTATGCGCGTTTTGATACGGCACCTTTGTAGCGTCAAAACGATAAACTAAAACGACACAAACATGGCCACTTTCACAGTACCAACCCGGGATCAGGTTTCAGCGCAAAACCAGCAATTATTTGATAACTTACAAAAAGGACTCGGCTTCGTCCCTAACCTCTACGCCACATTCGGCCTGTCGGACAATGGTCTGGGGGCGTACTTAGCGTTTCAGCAAAGCCAGACGAAAGGCGCGTTTAAAGCCAAAGAGCGGGAAGCCATTAATCTGGTCGTATCGCAGGCCAATAATTGCGTGTATTGTCTGGCGGCCCACACGGCACTGGGTAAAATGAACGGTTTCTCCGACGAACAGATTCTGCAACTCCGCGCCGGTCATGCCGACTTCGACCCTAAACTCGACGCGCTGGTTAAACTCGCCAAGGCCATCACCGAAACGAAAGGCCACCCAGCTACTGATCTGGTTGACGCCTATATAGAGGCTGGCTATGCAAAAAGCAGCGTTGTTGACCTTATCCTGATGGTTGGCGATAAAATCATCTCGAATTACCTCCACAGTCTCACCCAGATTCCGGTCGATTTCCCGGCCGCACCGGTTTTGGAAACCGCTGAAGCTTAATATAATAGCTTCTTAGCGAGATAAAGTCATACCTTTTTTAAGTATTCAAGTAAAAATAGTTTAGAGTAGTTGAAACAAGAGTTTTTGTCATACTGACGAAGGATAATCTAATCTATCTCCTCCAACTTTGTTATAACAAATGACGAATTGGGAATCGAACTTTCCGGATTATTCGTTAACTAACAAAACGAACACGATCAACCATTTAACTACCCAAGGCCTTACCGTATGAAACGAATTGTTCACAAGCACCCGCTGGCCATTCGCTGGTTTCACTGGATCAACTTCCCGGTTTTGTTCGTCATGATCTGGAGCGGGCTGTTGATCTACTGGGCGTATGACCCCTACAAAATCACTATTGGTAGTTATACGCTCGTTTCGTTCTTCCCGGATGGCTTTTACAAATTCCTGAAGGTTCCGCGCCGACTGGCCGAAGGGATGGCATGGCACTGGGTATTCATGTGGCTGTTTATGCTCAACGGACTGGCGTATGTGATTTACACCTTTGCCTCGGGCGAATGGCGGCATCTGGTACCCAACCGAAATTCGTTTCGCGAAGCCATTCAGGTAACGCTTTATGACCTCGGCCTTCGGAAAACGCAGCCATCTTTTGTCAAATATAATGGCGCGCAGAAAATTGCCTATTTCTCGATTATGCTCATGGGCGTTGGCTCCATACTGACGGGCTTTGCGATCTACAAACCCACTCAGTTTTCGTGGCTCACCAGCTTACTGGGAGGCTACAAAGCGGCCCGACTGGAGCATTTTGTTCTAACCGTCGGTTATGTACTTTTCTTCTTTGTCCACATCGGTCAGGTAATCCGGGCTGGCTGGAACAATTTCCAGTCCATGATAACGGGTTTTGAGGTTATCAAACGAAACGACCCCAAACAGCCTTCGGTAACACCCGACCCCATCAGCGAACCCATAGAACCTACTCCAACGCCTACCCCACTTGTAGCATGAGCCAGTCAACAGAACCCAAACTCCCGGAAAGCGACGTTCCTGAATCGGCCGTTCGCCGAAAAGTCCTGCAATCCTTTGGCTTGTTTGCGCTGGCGGCCGCTGTACCCGTTGGCGTATACGAGTGGATTACCCATAGCCCCAAACTACGGGGAATAAAGAAACCGTTCCGGCAGGTGCTCGATGCCAATGAGCAGGTAGCCCGGACGTATTTCAGCAATACCCATCTGGTACGCACATTTCCGGTCGAAGAAGCAGAGAAGAAAGCTCGTGTCAATGGCTATGACGGCATTCGAACGCCCGTTCCCGAAGACTGGAAACTGCAAATCGACCGCCCCGGCACCGAGCCGCTGATGCTGACTATCGACGACATCAAAGCTTTGCCAAAGCACGAAATTGTGTATGAGTTCAAGTGCATTGAAGGCTGGAGCCAGGTGCAGCACTGGGGCGGTGCCCGCCTGTCTGACTTTCTGGAACACTATAAACTCGGCAGCAAAAGCGGCAACGCGCCCAGCCCGGACAACACCGACGATTTGTTCAAGTACATGGGTATGGAAACGCCCGACAAGGGGTATTACGTAGGTATCGACATCGAAAGCGCCATGCACCCGCAAACGTTGTTAGCTTACGAACTGAACGGCGAACCCATTAACGCGCCCCACGGCGCACCGCTTCGGCTGATCATCCCGGTCAAGTACGGCGTCAAAAATCTGAAACGCATCGGCCGGATGTTCTTCTCCGACCAGCGCCCGCCCGATTTCTGGGCCGAGCGGGGGTATGATTATTATGTGGGGTTGTAAGAGGTAACTAGGTTTGGGCCAAGCTG is a window of Spirosoma linguale DSM 74 DNA encoding:
- a CDS encoding Patatin (PFAM: Patatin~KEGG: tdn:Suden_1321 patatin), with product MKIGLVLSGGGARGIAHLGIIKALQEMGLQFDQLAGTSAGAIAGALLAQGYSPDESLKIIESSSFMRHLRPAWNRMGLLRLDNVVDLYKKYIPHDTFEGLKIPLHVVAVDLNAGEQVVFETGELIRPVLASCCLPGIFEPMLIHKRQFVDGGVLNNLPVDVIENKVDFLIGSHCNVLGPRKPITSMRGVIERSLVLAVQSKTRDRFAKCNVLIEPPQLAQYTTTDISKARELFRIGYQYTRSMAAEINRSLDKPTLETL
- a CDS encoding transcriptional regulator, AraC family (PFAM: helix-turn-helix- domain containing protein AraC type~SMART: Helix-turn-helix, AraC domain~KEGG: pmu:PM1524 HpaA) produces the protein MYCSLISVTLEYTGNQLSGPDYSFGYFLPKKYVQRLIHYCMFYTYHEPKTEGTLNLICQEASFGRQFFKERQSRLLTIAWNTGPDQTVTIDGIDFLFPTQTIVPFMVNQTVNFARPVDIVAWQFDRAFYCIVDHDKEVSCVGFLFYGAKDPLFLRLDDSEQHKFNALLTVFFDEFSTHDTIQGEMLRMLLKRLIIKLTRLAKGQYLDPELSEKDLDIVRRFNLLVEINYRRLHAVSDYADLLNKSPKTLSNLFGLYNQKSPLQLIHERIALEAKRLLLYTDKSTKEIAFELGFEEVPHFSRFFKKQVNLSPSEFKEQLKRSLAAYSPVGKN
- a CDS encoding TonB-dependent receptor plug (PFAM: TonB-dependent receptor plug; TonB-dependent receptor~KEGG: mxa:MXAN_4746 TonB-dependent receptor), with amino-acid sequence MRKILLMSLLLVCSFWLPAWAQERTITGKVTAAEDGTPLPGVSVVLKGVARGTNSDANGAYSLNVPTKGGTLVFSFVGAASQEIEIGNRSVIDVKLANDAKQLGEVVVTALGQQRDKKALAYAVSNVKGDVLQQRSEPDPLRALSGKVPGVNITAGNGAPGAGTRITIRGNNSFTGNNQPLFVVDGIPFDNSVNTPQNGSQGYNTNTVTTNRAYDIDPNNIEAMTVLKGAAASALYGSRAANGVIVITTKSGSKSARKGLEINFNTSYSVENVSTVPDYQNTYTQGSNQTYNGGFIGNWGTVFPSEVDRINAGLGFERYSKVVDPDYPAGTIPHPLVDATVPYGAARYQSAFPELLQSNGRGIAVPLKPYDIIGGFFRTGKVMENGIQITSTGDKTSLNASVSRTKNEGIIPNSFTDRTTLSFGGNATLTNKVNVAGSVAYTNTNQQSPQSGAGYYADYGGLASAGSIYSRLFYLPRNFDLNGYPFENPVDGSNVFYRALDNPLWTAKYNLYNSSVNRVYGNMTLSYDVTPWLNFTARGGINTYSETRKNVLRPGGSFSPLGSVSRTDLTNTEIDFTFLATAQHDFSEKINAKLLVGFNPNQRTYTESSVSGAPVIDPNILTIGGTLNQNAADYRSQRRLYGIFSELTLGYGNFLFLTASVRNDQSSTLPAKNNSYYYPAVSGSFVFSDVLNLPKNIINLGKLRANYAKVGKDASPYQVFTAYNLGRTFYNGTAISTANLPSQLNNVNLKPEFTSEVELGTELQFFNSRIGIDAAYFDRVSTDLIVTRELPRTSGFATEITNAGKISNKGWEIGLTLVPLRMANGLTWTSYFAYTSIKSKVEDAGPGGEIFIGGTGLSSLGTIFRNGLPYGQIIGSKNARDDAGNLLINPSTGLPIRAAKSDIIGDPNTKYQVGWTNTVNFKNFSLSVLMDYKAGGSLFSSTAASLLLRGQLKNSEDREGMRVIPGVLGDPATYKPLVGDNGQPIKNTIAMSAFQYHFTDGYGAYGADEVNIYDATVVRLREVSLGYSVPKAFLKRYAKVFGSMRLSVSGRNLWFYAPNMLKGLNFDPEVLSNFADSNIQGFDLGASPSTRRFGINLNASF
- a CDS encoding oxidoreductase molybdopterin binding protein (PFAM: oxidoreductase molybdopterin binding~KEGG: dac:Daci_3134 oxidoreductase molybdopterin binding) — protein: MSQSTEPKLPESDVPESAVRRKVLQSFGLFALAAAVPVGVYEWITHSPKLRGIKKPFRQVLDANEQVARTYFSNTHLVRTFPVEEAEKKARVNGYDGIRTPVPEDWKLQIDRPGTEPLMLTIDDIKALPKHEIVYEFKCIEGWSQVQHWGGARLSDFLEHYKLGSKSGNAPSPDNTDDLFKYMGMETPDKGYYVGIDIESAMHPQTLLAYELNGEPINAPHGAPLRLIIPVKYGVKNLKRIGRMFFSDQRPPDFWAERGYDYYVGL
- a CDS encoding beta-lactamase domain protein (PFAM: beta-lactamase domain protein~KEGG: bba:Bd2896 putative metal-dependent hydrolase), whose translation is MTIRPIDIGPFKLDGGAMFGVVPKTIWQKQCPADDRNLCDWALRCLLVENGNRLMIVDTGTGDKQDAKFFGFYDLPNGKTLTGAVEKAGYSVNDVTDVLLTHLHFDHAGGAVRYADAGRTTLEATFPKAAYWSHSGQWDWATNPNPRERATYLRENFMPLQANGQLRFTDKEDLNLPGVDLLYMDGHTEKMTLPMFQLVGSTGQPRTVVFCADLIPSVAHVPVPYVMGYDVRPLLTMDEKTQFLNRAVDENWLLVFDHDPVYEAATVERTEKGIRVNEKGTLTELL
- a CDS encoding alkylhydroperoxidase like protein, AhpD family (TIGRFAM: alkylhydroperoxidase like protein, AhpD family~PFAM: Carboxymuconolactone decarboxylase~KEGG: pol:Bpro_0515 alkylhydroperoxidase AhpD core); protein product: MATFTVPTRDQVSAQNQQLFDNLQKGLGFVPNLYATFGLSDNGLGAYLAFQQSQTKGAFKAKEREAINLVVSQANNCVYCLAAHTALGKMNGFSDEQILQLRAGHADFDPKLDALVKLAKAITETKGHPATDLVDAYIEAGYAKSSVVDLILMVGDKIISNYLHSLTQIPVDFPAAPVLETAEA
- a CDS encoding conserved hypothetical protein (KEGG: mxa:MXAN_0161 hypothetical protein), producing the protein MKRIVHKHPLAIRWFHWINFPVLFVMIWSGLLIYWAYDPYKITIGSYTLVSFFPDGFYKFLKVPRRLAEGMAWHWVFMWLFMLNGLAYVIYTFASGEWRHLVPNRNSFREAIQVTLYDLGLRKTQPSFVKYNGAQKIAYFSIMLMGVGSILTGFAIYKPTQFSWLTSLLGGYKAARLEHFVLTVGYVLFFFVHIGQVIRAGWNNFQSMITGFEVIKRNDPKQPSVTPDPISEPIEPTPTPTPLVA